ATAGAGGCTAGCATGAGTTGCGCTTTTCAAGGTTTCATGCCATATAAAGCAGTGTAATTTTTCTAATTAGATTGTATTACATAAAACCCCCCTTCTAATTCCCTGAACACAATGGAGAATACCCTCTAAAGGGGGAAACAAGTGCCACCACCCAGTCCACCAAATACAAATTTTAGAAAAAGCTTattgccactgcttggtgggaTTGTTAAAACTGCTAttgaaagaattattttttaaaatatatcaattaaaaatatatataattaactgaGTTGCATTATTTTTAAGtgctattttataattatgttttattataTTCAATAGTTTAGCTTGTTCTCTTTTAAGGACtctgtgtttttttttcttttgaactgTGACTTGCACACGAGGTGCGCTTAGTATAAATAGTTCGACATTTCTTGTACAGaagtaatttttaatatcaGAGGTATTTTTCATGAGAGCTTTTCTCTCTCTTCATATGGGATCATCCAAGGCCATTGAGTGGAGCATCCAAGATCATTGATGATATGAACAATAAGAATACACTTATGCAGTTCTTGAAAGGACTGAAtgagaattttaattttgtgaGAGATTAAATCTTAGTTCTTGGTCATTTGCCTTCAATAAACAGGGCATATTCTGTGGCCCTTAAACATGAGTCTCAAAAAGAGGTAATGAGTAAAAGAAATCCAAAATATATTGAAATCTTGGTGCTATTTAATTAGACACAGGGACAATCACAGAGAggcaaataaaagaaatataatcCCAATAAGGGATACTATAATTATTGTAATATGGATGATCATGTTAAAGATGCCTATAGCCGGTTTTAATTGGAAAAGTTCTTATGAAAggttatttaaaagaaaatcttATTACACTCGCTGAAGAAAATTTGGTTGCTTATGCTTTGTAATTAAAGTTGGTCCCCATAAGGACAAATTTGACTCAAGATAGGATATGCAGGGGCACATAAAGCATATAAACTATATGATTTACAAATTGGTACCATCCTAATTAGCATGGATGTCCTTTTCTTTTCTGTGAAGACATATTTGCTTATGCAAACACTAAAATCTCATAATATTCTACTGTACTTCCTATTTTTGTTTCTAAGCCTGACATGAATGATAGGTTCACTGAAATTTCTAATCCTATTATAGCAAGAAACCAAAGTACCCATTCCACCTCACCTTCTCACACATCACAACCACCTTCTATTGTACAGGTCAAGAGATCCACTAAAGTTAGAAATAAGTCCGCTTGGTTGCAGGACTTTATTAGTTTTGCTTTTACTACATCACAGTCCACCTCAAATATACGTTTTAATTCACATCATCAATTTTTTGTCTATAATGTAGCAACTATTCTTAAGCCATCCACTTATGCACAAGTATCACTTGATGCATAGTGGATTGCAGCTATGCAGCAAGAGCTGCTAGCTCTAGAAAAGAATGATACTTAGGTGATTACTGATTTACCTAAGGGAAAAAAGGCCATTAGGAGTAAATGGATTTATAAAGTAAAATACAAATCCAATGGTAAAGTTGAAAGATTTAAGATACGTTTAGTTGCCAAAGGTTATAATCAAATTGAGGGTTTGGAATATAAAGACAGGATTTCACCTTACCACTGTTAGAATTCTTATTGCCTTAGCTACTACAAAACAGTGGCTTATTTTTCAACTTGATATTAATAATGCTTTCCTTCATGGTTATTTAAATGAGGAGGTTTACCTGTTACCCCCTCAAGGTTATCATAAGGCCCTTCTTGGGCAAGTTTGCTTGCCTAAAAAATCCCTTTATGGTTTGAAACAAGTCTTAAAACAATAGAATATAGAGTTTACTAGTTTTCTCATATCTTTGGAATTTTCACAATCCTCCTATGATCATTGTTTATTTGTCAAAACTTGTACAGATTCTTTCATGGCTCTCTTGATTTACATAAATGATGTCATCATTACTAGTACTTCAATTAATGACATCTCTCATGTTAAAACTTCTTTACATAATAAATCCACCATTAATGACTTGGGGCATCTCAAATACTTTCTTGGGCTTGAGGTGGCCAAATCTGATCAGGCTATTGTTCTTAGTCAATCTAAATTTATTACAGATTTATTCAATAAAGTTGGTATATTGCATTGTAAACCAACATTTTTTCCTCTACTTAGAGGATTGCATTTATCACTTGATCTTGTTGACCCATTACCTGAGCTAGATGTCTATCGAAGATTGATTGGCAGACTCTTATATCAGTTAATGATATCTCTCATGTTAAAACTTCTTTACATGATAAATCCACCATCAATGACTTGGGGCATCTTAAATACTTTCTTGGGCTTGAGGTGGCCAAATCTGATCAGGCTACTGTTCTTAGTCAATCTAAATTGATTACAGATTTGTTGAATGGTGTTGGTATATTGCATTGTAAACCAACATATTTTCCTCTACTTAGATGATTGCATTTATCACTTGATCTTGGTGACCCATTACCTGAGCTAGATGTCTTTCGAAGATTGATTGGCAGACTCTTATATGTTAATCTCAATAGGACCTAACATAAGTTATGTTGTCTAACATCTTAGTCAGTTTATATCTACTCCAAAAAAGTCTCATTGGAAGGtagctatgcatgttttgatatACTTGAAAACCACTGTTGGTCTTTATTTTCCTGTCTAGTGTAATTTTCAAATTACAACATATTGTAAGTTAGATTAGACATCCTGTTATTTCTCCAGAAACTCTCTTACAGAGTTTGGCATCTTTCTTGATTCCTCATTGGTCTCctgaaaaatcaaaaaatagCCAACATTATCTAAGTCCTTTGCTGAAATTGAGTGTAGAGCCATGGCTGCTATTGTTTGTGAATTACTTTGGATTTCATATATTTTGCAAGATTTAAAGGTTCCACTTGTTTTTCTAGTCCAGCTTTACTGTGACAATAAAGCAGCTCTCTAAATTgcagtaaattttattttttatgagagGATTAAACACATCGACATTGACTGCCATATTGTTTAAGAGCAACTTCATAAAGGTTTTCTATCCATTGCACATATCTCCAGTCAAGACCAGCTGGCTGATCTTTTCACCAAACCCTTGTCAGCTACACAACACCAATATTTTTGTTTCAAGTTATCTCTGATTTCTCTCCCAGCTTCAACTTGAAGGGGAGGGCTGTAGAAGAATATGCATAATTAACTGAGTTGTATTATTTTAAGTGTTATTTTGTAATTATGCTTTAAGATCTGATAGTTTAACTTATTCTCTTTTAAGGACACTTGtgttattttttcttataaatagtTTGACATGTCtggcaaaaaataattttaatatctgAGATATTTTTCACAAGAGCTTTTCTCTCTgttatttaaaatgttttacccataataataataataacagtacaagaaaagaaaaaggttttcaaactatttttaaaattttttaaataacatttaaaatGATAGTTTTTCTTAAAAGTATTATTCTAATTATGAAACTTAATGCCAAATGTAccattagaaattaaaatttatgctaaaataataaaactaacatTGATTAGGTTAGCACATCTTTAaagtattaattatatattttctgcAACAATTTATCCACATGTAAGTTTCTGATTGGAAGATATATTGCAAGATCAAAGAAATATACTAAAGATTCTGTAATTGCGAGAGATCATTGAAACCCTTTGGATTTAGTGATCATAGATTCAATcctcaaatttatttaagtaGTGTCAATAGACATAAAAAAATTGCAGAAAATTGGGAACTGAGGATGCAATGTCTCCAAAGAATTTGGAAATGGAAAACATAAGAACGTGGTCTGATTATTAAGAcatgacaattttttttttttttttttttaaaatcagcTTCTCAAATTCTCAATAATTTTGGAGAGGGCTGAGTAGGTTCCAAAGACTGATGATATCACCCCTATTACAATGATCATTACACAAAGTATAGCCTGCAAAAGGAAAATATGGAAATGCAACAATGAGATTAAGCATTAATAAACATGCAGACGTTGTCACGTTTTAAATTGCTATtccttctttttcctttattaataagttaatctTGTCAAAATTACAGATAAGTACCTGAAATCTTGTTACTTTACCCCTTAAGATGCTGAGGAAACAAGCACAAGGAAGTATCAAGGTCTGCCAAAGAAATTAATTGTTAGTATGATACAGATAAAGTCCTctaatattttttgttttattttgtaACTGGACACCATGAGAAAACTTACTACTAGCATTGTCAACAAAGATCCAATCAAAGACATCACCAGTCCTGATATGAAACAATTACAATTAAATGGAATACAAGATTGAAAGTCTAGTCTTCTTATgctaaaaaaatgaagaaaaccaATGAAAAGTAAGAACCAAATCCAGTGAGACTAACCGAAAAAGGGAATCAAGAGACCGACGATCAAAGTGGAGATGACCAGTGCTGTCCTGATGCAGATGGCATAAATGTGAGACTTCAAATGGGTTGATGGTATCAATTCCTCAAGACTCATTGCCACTGGAGACATGGTTAATGCATATTTGGTAAATGGGTTCACTACCTGCAAAATGATAAATGAATCAGTGCACATTGAGCAGGAAAATGAAATAGAAAACAGCTGAGATTCAGAAAAAGGAAGCCAACCGTAGTCCACACGGCAATCTTTGAGGCTAGTAGATCTTGTGGCATGTTAAGAGTGAACTGAGATTGTGTTGATTCTCCAAACATTGTGTACCCCATAACAGCAACTCCAGCATACATGACAGTACAGATACCGAAGCTGAAGGAATAACATAATCAAGCTAGAGTCCATTAGAAAAGTCAAACTTTTGAGTTTCTTGGGGCAAGCAAGATGGAGTTGTTGAGCATATTAAGTTACCATGTCAAGAGAGCCATAGGGAATTTGTTAGGTTGTGCCATTGAGGTGTAGATATTTGGGAAAACAGCATGTCCTGAGTAACAATAACCATAGAGACCGATGGCGACAGGAAGAGTCCCAAGGTTCAGTACAGTTCCTTTACTGTGGATCCCAACATGATCAACCAAGCCAACCCAGAATAAGCAGATGACCACCACAACTGATGCAATAACTCCACCAGCTGCAAGAAAAATGCAGGAAGCAAGAAATTCTTAAAAACAAGGTGATAATGCTTCTGGATATGCTGCTTCAGTTTCAAAGAAATTCCCAGATGCCAGTTTCAGAAATTGCCATGTTACTTGGACTGGGATACTGAGTGTCAGAAATGGGTGCATTTCCCTATGTAGTGGAAGGAAGTGCACACAAACTTGTGACATCCAAATGTATAATTTAAACATAAATGTTTCAAATACAAAAGATAGCTTAAAGTTAAGAACACTCACCAGAGATATAGCTAAGCACACTAAGGTCTCGAAGCCAGACGGTTGGGAGAACAGCAAGGGTGGTCAGAAGAGCAAAGACGTGGTGTGAATTTAGCTCTAATCCACCCAAACTTAAATGTGCATTCGGAAATAAAGAGGATAAGTTATCGCTCTCAAGAATTATATGTTCAACACAACAAGCCTGCACACGAAGAAGATTTAAATCAGATCGAACTAAGTCCTAATGAATATTCTCAAAATGTCTAGAGCATACTGAATCATTGGAAGTGAGGTAGGCATCATGAGAACAAAGGCCTCTGGGCTTTGCCTTTTGTCGCAGACAAAAGTGGATGGCTCAGTCAAGCAAGATCCAAAATATATATCTTCTGTAGACAACTATGCTTGGTTGGTTAAAGCACAAAAAATGTGGGTCAGATATGTACTTACATATAATTCTACGTATAAGATtatctgcaaaaaaaaaaaggaaaaaagacgAAGAAATATTAGTGGCTAGTCAAATTTGTAGACAAGTAACAAAATGTTAGAAGTAAGAACTAGACTTACAGAGATGGCAGTCCGACCAACAGTGCCAAATGCAGCTTGGCCAATGTCAGGGTAAGTTTCAATCCCAGGTTCACTATCCAAACAGTAACGCAAAAGCATCCCAGTGTAAAAGGAAAGCACTGCAAATATGAGCAATATAGAGAGCCCAAGCCATCCTCCTTCTTTAGCAGCATAAGGAGTGGACAAAATCCCAACTCCACATAGAACATTCAAGCCTGCATTATAGAACACAATCATCCCATTTCAAAGAATAATGAGGTGAATGTGATTTAAGTTGATTATTTACAGTCAGCAAATATCTGGCACGAAAAGATGACTTGTAATTAGTGAAAATGAAAATCTGAGGtaacataaattttttacttataGTGGCAGAAAGTACAAGAACAATCAGACAAACATTTTTGTTGTTTAGTTTGTCATTTTCATGTGTAGCATGTGAAATTGGAAGTATGCAAAATCAGATCAAAGCTCATGAATATCCATTAAGGTAAAATAACAATGAGCATAAGACAAACACCAACTCAGATGAcctgtattttattattacaatataaaagaacGTGTTTTTcaatttgcaaaaaaaaaatattacttaaatTGACTTGCAGAAAAATATGTCACTTTTGCTGATGAATCAAGATGCTGTAGCGGACGGCCAATGCTAAATTTTGCAGCAAGAGAATGATGTTCTTAGGAAAAGGATATTTTATCATATTCTACGTGATTGGTATATGTGGTCCCTACAGTTGAAAGGCTTACAAAGGATTAGGATTAGAAGTTGTACTAATCCTAAAGCAGCAAGTGTCACATTGAGCACATGTTGGATTGCTGCTAAGGACAATCACAAATCTTTTGTGATTTCAGGTAGAACAGGTTTTGTGGTGAAATTTTTGTACCTATTCCGCAATAGTAGCTATTGTAGTAGTTGTTAGCTGTTTAGCGGTGAATAACTGTTCAGGTAGTGGTTAATCAAACGTTACCAGAAATAACTTCTCATAATCCACTTAGACCACTAAGTCCAAATACCGAATTCATGTGAAGTAACGAAAAATGATCAATCTCAGTGATCAATGTTTCAGTTTTCTCAAACTTACCATTAAGCACAGCCTGTCCAAACGAGCTTTGGCGAGAAGTGGCGAATTCATGTGAAGTCTTAGTTGGTTTCTCATCCTTTTTAATCGAAGATCTTCTCGAGAGAACTGAAGGAAGTAGTGAATGAGAACTGCGCCTTTGTGTTGGCAACTGCTCATCTTCTGCTGCCTTTGATATTAAAGGTTTTGCCACAGAAGGTAGTGATTCGGGTGTGTGTCTTCTTGTTAGGGAAGAAGATAAAAATGAACTGCTAAATCTTGACAGTGTAGGAGT
This region of Manihot esculenta cultivar AM560-2 chromosome 10, M.esculenta_v8, whole genome shotgun sequence genomic DNA includes:
- the LOC110623898 gene encoding amino acid transporter AVT1C; translation: MKKSASEQSFYIESDEEDEEKVLNRDGQGEDYGYQSDSDDSVADNQQQNKTGSYNTSWPQSYRQSIDLYSSVPSPSIILGTPTLSRFSSSFLSSSLTRRHTPESLPSVAKPLISKAAEDEQLPTQRRSSHSLLPSVLSRRSSIKKDEKPTKTSHEFATSRQSSFGQAVLNGLNVLCGVGILSTPYAAKEGGWLGLSILLIFAVLSFYTGMLLRYCLDSEPGIETYPDIGQAAFGTVGRTAISIILYVELYACCVEHIILESDNLSSLFPNAHLSLGGLELNSHHVFALLTTLAVLPTVWLRDLSVLSYISAGGVIASVVVVICLFWVGLVDHVGIHSKGTVLNLGTLPVAIGLYGYCYSGHAVFPNIYTSMAQPNKFPMALLTCFGICTVMYAGVAVMGYTMFGESTQSQFTLNMPQDLLASKIAVWTTVVNPFTKYALTMSPVAMSLEELIPSTHLKSHIYAICIRTALVISTLIVGLLIPFFGLVMSLIGSLLTMLVTLILPCACFLSILRGKVTRFQAILCVMIIVIGVISSVFGTYSALSKIIENLRS